The following coding sequences lie in one Arachis ipaensis cultivar K30076 chromosome B05, Araip1.1, whole genome shotgun sequence genomic window:
- the LOC107641755 gene encoding phytosulfokines-like — protein MKKKSVSTAAVFFSFLLTLAYAGRPAPATAPGSASCFDVSSNIQNEVLEEKDTCEGMGKEECLMRRTLAAHIDYIYTQKKQKP, from the exons atgaaaaagaaaagcgTTAGCACGGCAGccgtcttcttctctttcttgttAACCCTCGCATATGCAGGCAGACCTGCCCCTGCCACTGCTCCTGGCTCTGCATCTTGCTTTGATGTTTCAAGCAATATTCAAAATGAG GTTTTGGAAGAGAAGGACACTTGTGAAGGCATGGGCAAAGAAGAGTGCTTGATGAGAAGAACACTTGCAGCCCACATAGACTATATCTACACACAGAAGAAGCAAAAGCCGTGA